In the genome of Nonomuraea sp. NBC_00507, the window TGGACGAGGCGGGCGTTGTCGAGCAGGCCGCGCTCCTGATCAAGGAGTATGGCTTCAAGTCGATCAAGCTCAAGGGCGGCGTCTTCCCGCCCGATCAGGAGATCGCCGCGACCAAGGCCCTGCACGAGGCGTTCCCCGGCGTGCCGCTCCGCCTGGACCCCAACGCCGCCTGGTCGGTCGAGACCTCGATCCGGGTCGGCCGCGAACTCGAAGGCACCCTCCAGTACCTGGAGGACCCGACGCCCGGCATTCCCGGCATGTCCGAGGTCGCCGCCGCCGTCCCCATGCCCCTCGCCACGAACATGTGCGTGGTCACCCCCGAACACCTGCCACCCGCCATCACCTCCCGCGCGATCGGGGTCCTCCTCCTGGACCACCACTACTGGGGCGGACTCGTACGTTCCGCGCATATCGCCACCCTCTGCGACACCTTCGGGCTGTCGCTGTCCATGCACTCCAACTCCCACCTCGGCATCAGCCTGGCCGCCATGACCCACCTGGCCGCCGCCACCCCGAACCTCACCTTCGCCTGCGACACCCACACCCCGTGGCAGGACGGGCAGGACGTGGTCGTGCCGGGCAGCCTCCGCTTCACCGACGGGGCCGTCCCCGTCCCCAGCGGCCCCGGCCTGGGCGTGGAGCTCGACCGGGACGCGCTGGCCCGCATGCACGAGCAGTATCAGAAGTGCGGGATCGTGGCGCGTGACGACACGACGTACATGCAGCGGTTCGAGCCTGGCTTCACGGCGGCGAGGCCGCGGTGGTGACCCCTGTTTCGTCTCACTGAGCCCCGTCCGATGAACGCCACACCCGGCCCGTCCAGCAGGAGACCGCTCCGATGAACATCGCCTACGTCTACCCCTGGGACGTCGTCGGCGACCCTTCCGCCCCCGAGCGCCTGGCCGCGCTGGGCGTGGACGCGGTCGCCCTGGCGGCCGTCTACCACTCCACCCGGGCCGCCACGCCGTACCATCCGTCCCATCGCGTCCTGGACGTGCCCTATCCGGCCTTCTACCTCCCGGTACGCCCGTCCGCCTGGGGCCGCCTCGTCCCGGCCGCCCCCACGTGGACCCCCGCAGACGCCTACCTCCAGGCCAGGGACGCGCTGAAGGCCGTCGGCCTCCCCGTCCACGCCTGGACCGTCCTCACCCACAACTCCCACCTGGGCGCCGCCCATCCCGACCTGGTCGTACGCAACGCCTTCGGCGACCCGTACCCGTACGCACTGTGCCCGGCCCACGAGGACGTCATCGAGTACTGCGAACGTCTCGTCCAGGAGATCCTGACGGTCGGCGAGCCGGACGGCCTGATCCTGGAAGCCTGCGGACCGCTCGGCTTCGGGCACCAGAGCGTGCACGAGAAGACCTCCGGAGCGGACTGGACCTCCGTGGACGCGGACCTGCTGTCCCTGTGCTTCTGCGAGGCATGCGCCCCCCGCTACCCCGAACCCACCCGAACCCAGGTGCGCGCGGCGATAGACCGCACGGGCGACATGTCGGCCCCCCAACCCACCACCGTGGAGGAGGCCCTCGGCCCGGTGGCGGACGAGGTCCTCGCCATCCGCGTAGGCCTGTCCACCTCCCTCAGGGAACGTCTGATCGCCGTATCCCGAAGGACCGCCCCGAACGTCCCCATCACCCTGCACGCCAACCCGGACCCGTGGGCGGCCGGCGCCTTCGCCCCGCTCCCCGCGGGCGAGCCGGGAGCGGACGCGCTGGTGGCCAACTGCTGGGGCGACCCGTCCACGGACGCCACCCGCCTCACCCGCCTTACGGAGCTGTCCCGTGCGGGCCAGCGAGTAGGCGCCTATGTCCTCGCCCTCCCACCCCGCCCCGCCGACGCAGCCGTCCTGACCGACCACCTGAGGACGTACGCCAAGGCAGGCGCGACAGAGTTCCACCTGTACCACGCTGGGCTCGCCTCCCGAGAACGCCTGACCGCCCTCACGGAGGCCCTTCGCCAGATCACTTAGTCGGCGGGGTATGGGGAGAGCGCCCAACGTGAGCCACGGCACGGATCCAGGGCTCAAGCCGGTCCTCCGAGCGGCTTTCCCTCTCGTCAGCGACCCAGCTCTCGTCGTAGATCGTGCAGGTTGCGCCTCAGGGCCTCGATCCTCCCGATCGTGTCAGGTCGAGCCGAGTTGACACGCCCCGTCTGTCCGGCGGCGAAGGCCCGCGACGTCGTCGCCGTCGAGAACCAGCGGCACACGGGGCCGGGTGCGATTTTCTCCCCCGCCCCATGCATACCACCGATCAGGACATCCCCACATGCCCCGCTCCGACCGTCTTGTCCGGGAGAGGAAAACCACCCCTGGTGAGGTAAAAGTTCCACTTGCTCACTGGGGATCACGCGACCACCAAACTGTGACGAAACACACCGCCGACGCCCTAACGACCGATGCGACCCGGTGGCTACGCCTCTAAGAGCGGGATTTGGTGTCGGGGGGTTTGAGTCAGGAGACCCCGGGGCGTGGTCATTATCGGACTGTTGACCCGTGAACGGGAGCGGCCTCCCGGTAGCTGAGGTGTTGTCTCATCCCCAGCAGGTTCTTAATGAAATGCCGTCGACAAGGCTGTCGCCGACCACCTACGTTGCAGGCCATGACAGACAGCCCCAGTATGGGTCAGTGTGACTGCGGTGCGACTGCCGGTCCGCTGGGCGCGTGCGTGGACTACTACCACGCAATCCTGGCTGAAGAGCAGGCCGATCCTCAGATGTACAGGTGGCACGCGCCCGTGGTCTGCGCATATCTCCTGCAGCATCCTTCCAGAGCCCACGAGAAGTACCTCGACAGCCAGTTCCGCCTGCTACAGCTCTACGTGGACAAGGGCATTGACGCGCTGCTCCGCGTGGCGGCTCATCAGGTGGCGCGAAACAACCACAGGGCACGGCCGAGCTACGACATGGCGCCCTTGGCGGAGTATGCGCCGCTCCCGCAGAATGGATCCCCCGGACCCTTCCGCGCCACCTTCTGCGGGTTGCCGTTCAGGGACAGTAGCTTCGTGTCTGAT includes:
- a CDS encoding glucarate dehydratase family protein, with protein sequence MDGGRMIIREIRVTPVAFRDPPLLNAAGVHEPWALRTIVEVVTDEGLTGLGETYGDLEHLGRVRECAQALIGLDVHAVNTMYARINALVGEVVTDLHGLTGVATKEKSVDRVFAAFEVACLDIRGKAAGVPVVDLLGGRVRDAVPYSAYLFYKWAGHPGEEPDKFGAALDEAGVVEQAALLIKEYGFKSIKLKGGVFPPDQEIAATKALHEAFPGVPLRLDPNAAWSVETSIRVGRELEGTLQYLEDPTPGIPGMSEVAAAVPMPLATNMCVVTPEHLPPAITSRAIGVLLLDHHYWGGLVRSAHIATLCDTFGLSLSMHSNSHLGISLAAMTHLAAATPNLTFACDTHTPWQDGQDVVVPGSLRFTDGAVPVPSGPGLGVELDRDALARMHEQYQKCGIVARDDTTYMQRFEPGFTAARPRW
- a CDS encoding DUF5946 family protein, producing the protein MGQCDCGATAGPLGACVDYYHAILAEEQADPQMYRWHAPVVCAYLLQHPSRAHEKYLDSQFRLLQLYVDKGIDALLRVAAHQVARNNHRARPSYDMAPLAEYAPLPQNGSPGPFRATFCGLPFRDSSFVSDGHLAYGRRIEIIAEATVESWRTLQA